In Fluviispira sanaruensis, a genomic segment contains:
- a CDS encoding substrate-binding periplasmic protein, whose translation MKLFARLTILFALSFSQSADATEEMVFVYFNDFSPYSYSSSPEKNDAYGIFPHYIKELFAKINIKITNESYSWEKAQYMVQSGEADGYITTPIDKRKEYAYFTQKSSFIIKNFLLYINKNLDTEIKKIKNIEDLKKYRICDYKGNAWSEVNLNEINLIKVTKRTDCIPKINANKIDFIVANLGFYHDFKKDNKDSKIFDIPFIKKSSTHFHIGIRKDYPQSYSIIESLNHYIKLENEDNFRN comes from the coding sequence ATGAAATTATTTGCGCGCCTAACAATTCTATTTGCACTCTCCTTTAGCCAATCTGCAGATGCTACTGAAGAAATGGTTTTTGTTTATTTTAATGATTTTTCCCCTTATAGTTATTCATCTTCACCTGAAAAAAATGATGCATATGGAATATTTCCGCACTATATAAAAGAATTATTTGCTAAAATTAATATTAAAATTACAAATGAATCGTACTCATGGGAAAAAGCACAATATATGGTGCAAAGTGGTGAAGCCGATGGTTATATAACTACTCCAATTGATAAAAGAAAAGAGTATGCTTACTTTACACAAAAATCATCATTTATAATTAAAAACTTCTTACTATATATAAATAAAAATTTAGACACTGAAATAAAAAAAATAAAAAATATTGAAGATCTAAAAAAATACCGCATTTGTGATTATAAAGGCAACGCTTGGAGCGAGGTAAATCTAAATGAAATTAATCTAATTAAAGTAACAAAAAGAACAGATTGTATCCCCAAAATAAATGCAAATAAAATTGACTTTATAGTTGCCAATCTTGGTTTTTATCACGATTTTAAAAAAGATAATAAAGATTCTAAAATATTTGATATTCCATTTATAAAAAAGAGCTCAACTCATTTTCACATTGGAATTCGCAAAGATTATCCACAGTCTTATTCAATTATTGAAAGCTTAAATCATTATATAAAATTAGAAAATGAAGATAATTTTAGAAATTAA
- the dut gene encoding dUTP diphosphatase, which translates to MLKLEHLGTGEIFYATRQSAGFDICANQELILKAKSWALVKTGLRIVESFDSQLIKLSEQECNVVAEIQLRPRSGLAVKYGISVLNSPSTIDADYRGEIMVSLINHSNNDFKIQPGDRIAQGVCALAIQIPGIKVKDVERGEKGFGSTGRN; encoded by the coding sequence ATGCTAAAATTAGAACATTTAGGGACAGGCGAAATATTTTATGCAACGAGACAATCAGCAGGTTTTGATATCTGTGCAAATCAAGAATTGATTTTAAAGGCCAAGTCTTGGGCCTTAGTGAAGACTGGATTGAGGATCGTTGAATCCTTTGATTCGCAATTGATTAAATTAAGTGAACAAGAGTGCAATGTTGTAGCAGAGATTCAACTGAGACCTAGAAGTGGCTTGGCTGTTAAATATGGAATCAGTGTCTTGAACTCTCCAAGTACGATAGATGCAGATTATAGAGGTGAAATAATGGTAAGTCTTATAAATCATTCTAATAATGATTTTAAAATTCAACCTGGTGATCGAATAGCTCAAGGTGTTTGTGCGCTTGCTATTCAAATTCCAGGCATTAAAGTGAAAGATGTCGAACGTGGGGAAAAGGGGTTTGGCTCAACAGGTAGGAATTAA